The proteins below are encoded in one region of Ursus arctos isolate Adak ecotype North America unplaced genomic scaffold, UrsArc2.0 scaffold_24, whole genome shotgun sequence:
- the HEXIM2 gene encoding protein HEXIM2 has product MFAKGQPVAPYNTTQFLMNDRDPEEPNLEVPHGACHPGSSGESEAGEGDGRGRAPGEFQQRDFSEAYERYHTESLQGRSKQELVRDYLDLERRLSQAEEETRRLQQLRGCAGPQPCRQVEELAAEVERLRTENQRLRQENAMWNREGGRRGGEPGT; this is encoded by the coding sequence ATGTTTGCCAAAGGCCAGCCCGTGGCGCCCTACAACACCACCCAATTTCTGATGAACGACCGCGACCCTGAGGAGCCCAACCTGGAAGTGCCCCACGGGGCCTGCCACCCGGGCTCCAGCGGGGAGAGCGAGGCCGGGGAAGGCGACGGGCGGGGCCGGGCTCCCGGCGAGTTCCAGCAGCGGGATTTCTCCGAGGCCTACGAGCGCTACCACACGGAGAGCCTGCAGGGCCGCAGCAAGCAGGAGCTGGTTCGAGACTACCTGGATCTGGAGCGGCGGCTGTCGCAGGCCGAGGAGGAGACCAGGAGGCTGCAGCAGCTGCGGGGGTGCGCCGGCCCGCAGCCCTGCCGCCAGGTGGAGGAGCTGGCCGCCGAGGTAGAGAGGCTCAGGACTGAGAACCAGCGGCTGCGGCAAGAGAACGCCATGTGGAACCGAGAGGGCGGCCGCCGCGGTGGGGAGCCAGGCACCTAG